One Telluria mixta DNA window includes the following coding sequences:
- a CDS encoding dipeptidase: MNMKTCARNLAMAISFAWAASATGAPAQAVPGDMAIKAAKHAVTAYRDDVVDTLAKLVSYNTVADKDIPCDRNPRHQAFKDYLKQEATRLGLDYADYGCVAIVGLGKGDERVGLVAHGDVQPVDASKWKKSPFELDRTSEPGRLLARGAEDDKGPIATALYAMKSLKDLQVPLSRRIELYVYMAEESDWGPLEEFIKTHTLPQMNITLDAEYPAVTAEKGYGTLAVTMPATTAAPPAGAPFVKAFKGGFFGSQIPEDAQASIANATPALEAQIRARAGKQTGMHYRFERKDGDLLVTAKGLSAHSSKPEDGVNAISMLADALAVQAWPDTTAGALVNFLNEMVGTGYYGEKFGSIAYRDAFMGPMTFAPTVIRQQEGGAIEVAINIRRPQGKTTEQLTNEINAALAQWQGAHVQLAKVNMQIGDPWVQKDAPQLPVLMKTFAYFTGIKDPKPVAIGGGTNSRLFPHAVSFGPAMPKTVYTGHSEHEFITTKQLLLNLQMYTAVLAELAK, translated from the coding sequence ATGAATATGAAGACTTGCGCACGCAACCTGGCGATGGCCATCAGCTTCGCCTGGGCAGCAAGCGCGACGGGCGCACCCGCCCAGGCCGTGCCGGGCGACATGGCGATCAAGGCGGCCAAACATGCCGTCACGGCGTACCGCGACGACGTCGTCGACACGCTCGCCAAACTGGTCAGCTACAACACGGTGGCCGACAAGGACATCCCGTGCGACCGCAATCCGCGCCACCAGGCGTTCAAGGATTACCTGAAGCAGGAAGCGACCCGCCTGGGCCTGGACTATGCGGACTACGGCTGCGTGGCCATCGTCGGCCTGGGCAAGGGCGACGAGCGCGTGGGACTCGTCGCGCATGGCGACGTGCAGCCTGTCGATGCGAGCAAGTGGAAGAAGTCGCCGTTCGAACTGGACCGCACGAGCGAGCCGGGCCGCCTGCTGGCGCGCGGCGCAGAGGACGACAAGGGCCCCATCGCTACCGCGCTGTATGCGATGAAGTCGCTGAAGGACCTGCAGGTGCCGCTGTCCAGGCGCATCGAACTGTACGTCTACATGGCCGAGGAATCGGACTGGGGCCCGCTGGAAGAATTCATCAAGACGCACACGCTGCCGCAGATGAACATCACGCTCGACGCGGAGTATCCGGCCGTGACGGCCGAGAAGGGCTATGGCACGCTGGCCGTGACGATGCCGGCAACCACGGCCGCGCCGCCGGCCGGCGCCCCGTTCGTCAAGGCATTCAAGGGCGGTTTCTTCGGCAGCCAGATTCCCGAGGATGCGCAAGCGTCGATCGCCAACGCGACGCCGGCACTGGAAGCGCAGATCCGTGCGCGCGCCGGCAAGCAGACCGGCATGCATTACCGGTTCGAGCGCAAGGACGGCGACCTGCTCGTCACGGCGAAAGGTTTGTCGGCGCACTCGTCGAAGCCGGAAGACGGCGTCAACGCCATCAGCATGCTGGCCGACGCGCTCGCCGTACAGGCGTGGCCGGACACGACGGCAGGCGCGCTGGTGAACTTCCTCAACGAGATGGTGGGCACCGGCTACTACGGCGAGAAGTTCGGCAGCATCGCCTACCGCGATGCGTTCATGGGGCCGATGACGTTCGCGCCGACCGTGATCCGCCAGCAGGAGGGCGGCGCCATCGAGGTGGCGATCAACATCAGAAGGCCGCAGGGCAAGACCACGGAACAGCTGACCAACGAGATCAATGCCGCGCTCGCGCAGTGGCAGGGCGCGCACGTGCAGCTGGCGAAGGTGAACATGCAGATCGGCGACCCGTGGGTGCAGAAGGATGCACCGCAGCTGCCGGTGTTGATGAAGACGTTCGCCTACTTCACGGGCATCAAGGATCCGAAGCCGGTCGCGATCGGCGGCGGCACGAATTCGCGCCTGTTCCCGCATGCCGTCAGCTTCGGCCCGGCGATGCCAAAGACGGTCTACACGGGCCATTCGGAGCATGAGTTCATCACCACGAAGCAGCTCCTGCTGAACCTGCAGATGTACACGGCCGTGCTCGCCGAGTTGGCCAAATAA
- a CDS encoding pirin family protein — translation MTHKIIRRVHPALRDDIGDLITQRPVPGPHLDQVDPFLFLNHHGPQVYPPHNRGLPFGPHPHRGFETVTFILDGLLAHRDSAGHESIIGPGGVQWMTAGRGIVHAEVSPREFMERGGPLEILQLWVNLPPALKMTAPRYVGLQRDEIPIVDKGDGVRVHLVSGTYGGVTGPIESLTDVSLCTVEMKAGARLHVDGLLDRNVFLYVVRGVIQGVPETVSAMHLAEFDAEGDELDILADHDSVLLLGHAFPIREPVVAHGPFVMNTREEIQQAIVDYQAGRFGAPI, via the coding sequence ATGACGCATAAAATCATCCGCCGAGTCCACCCCGCGCTGCGCGACGACATCGGCGACCTCATCACCCAACGCCCCGTGCCGGGTCCGCATCTCGACCAGGTCGATCCCTTCCTGTTCCTCAACCATCACGGCCCGCAGGTCTACCCGCCGCACAACCGCGGCCTGCCGTTCGGCCCGCATCCGCACCGCGGCTTCGAGACCGTCACGTTCATCCTCGACGGCCTGCTTGCGCACCGCGACAGCGCGGGCCACGAAAGCATCATCGGTCCCGGCGGCGTGCAATGGATGACGGCCGGCCGCGGCATCGTGCATGCGGAAGTGTCGCCGCGCGAATTCATGGAACGCGGCGGCCCGCTCGAGATCCTGCAGTTGTGGGTCAACCTGCCCCCCGCGCTGAAGATGACGGCGCCCCGCTACGTCGGTCTGCAGCGCGACGAGATACCCATCGTGGACAAGGGCGACGGCGTGCGCGTGCACCTGGTGTCGGGCACGTATGGCGGCGTGACGGGGCCCATCGAATCGCTGACGGACGTGTCGCTGTGCACGGTGGAGATGAAGGCGGGCGCGCGCCTGCACGTGGATGGACTACTCGACCGGAACGTGTTCCTGTACGTCGTGCGCGGCGTGATCCAGGGCGTGCCGGAAACGGTCAGCGCAATGCACCTTGCGGAGTTCGATGCGGAGGGCGATGAACTGGACATCCTGGCCGACCACGACAGCGTGCTGCTGCTGGGCCATGCTTTCCCGATCCGCGAACCCGTCGTGGCGCACGGGCCGTTCGTGATGAACACGCGCGAAGAGATCCAGCAGGCGATTGTCGATTACCAGGCCGGGCGCTTCGGCGCGCCGATCTGA
- a CDS encoding asparaginase: MHPVPLVATTRGYPPDGELAGALAGGYAVENIHYGSIAVVDVAGRLLWSAGDPDFMTFTRSALKPFQALPFVLDDGPARFGLTRAELALLCASHSGEEKHLVGVTSILDKIGLDESHLACGCAAPLYYDAVGLPVPAERRWRTVHHNCSGKHSGFLAWCRLHGAPTEGYVDPAHPLQRAIRATIADCVQMTEDTLPMGIDGCSAPNYAMPLARLAHLYARLAQGSADARLGAALGDLFDAMTAHPEMVSGDARTDLAWMQAGGGDWVAKIGADAVQAIGIRSAGIGIAIKVADGAVRALHPATFAVLDQLGLLDDTRRKHLEQYRAPPIRNARGIVAGDVHAVFTLNQPGSEPDFGQLIKNGL; this comes from the coding sequence ATGCATCCCGTGCCCCTGGTCGCCACCACGCGTGGTTATCCGCCCGACGGCGAGCTTGCCGGCGCGCTTGCCGGCGGTTATGCGGTCGAGAACATCCACTATGGTTCGATCGCCGTCGTCGATGTGGCCGGACGCCTGCTGTGGTCGGCGGGCGATCCCGACTTCATGACCTTCACCCGTTCCGCGCTGAAGCCGTTCCAGGCCCTGCCCTTCGTGCTCGACGACGGCCCGGCCCGCTTCGGGCTCACGCGCGCCGAGCTGGCCCTGCTGTGCGCCAGCCACTCGGGCGAAGAGAAACACCTGGTGGGCGTGACGTCCATCCTCGACAAGATCGGCCTGGACGAAAGCCACCTCGCCTGCGGCTGCGCGGCGCCGCTGTACTACGACGCCGTCGGCCTGCCCGTCCCGGCCGAACGCCGCTGGCGCACGGTCCACCACAATTGCTCGGGCAAGCACAGCGGCTTTCTCGCGTGGTGCCGCCTGCACGGCGCGCCGACGGAGGGCTACGTCGATCCCGCGCACCCGCTGCAGCGCGCGATCCGCGCCACGATCGCCGACTGCGTGCAGATGACCGAAGACACGCTGCCGATGGGCATCGACGGCTGCTCCGCGCCGAACTACGCAATGCCGCTGGCGCGCCTCGCGCACCTGTACGCGCGCCTTGCACAGGGCAGCGCGGACGCGCGCCTCGGCGCCGCGCTGGGCGACCTGTTCGATGCGATGACGGCGCACCCGGAGATGGTGTCGGGCGACGCGCGCACGGACCTCGCGTGGATGCAGGCGGGCGGCGGCGACTGGGTGGCGAAGATCGGCGCCGACGCCGTGCAGGCCATCGGCATCCGCTCGGCCGGCATCGGCATCGCGATCAAGGTGGCAGACGGCGCCGTACGCGCGCTGCATCCGGCCACGTTCGCCGTGCTCGATCAACTGGGCCTGCTGGACGACACGCGCCGCAAGCACCTGGAGCAGTACCGCGCGCCGCCCATCAGGAATGCACGCGGCATCGTGGCGGGCGACGTGCACGCCGTATTTACCTTGAACCAACCGGGGTCAGAGCCCGATTTTGGGCAATTGATTAAAAACGGGCTCTGA
- a CDS encoding MarR family winged helix-turn-helix transcriptional regulator gives MSSLPVSLEERFSAALHTSARLWRLALDKRLKHLGIGQSGWMTIAMIAKSGEPMSQRALADLVGVEGPSMVSMLDRLERDGFVTRAPSPTDRRVKLVQLTDTGKTVYAEVLAEASPFRADLLAGLDPQALAAATVLLETLRQRLEDGL, from the coding sequence ATGAGTAGCCTACCCGTATCGTTGGAAGAGCGCTTCTCGGCCGCGCTGCACACGAGCGCGCGCCTGTGGCGGCTCGCGCTGGACAAGCGCCTCAAGCACCTGGGCATCGGCCAGTCCGGCTGGATGACGATCGCGATGATCGCCAAGTCGGGCGAGCCGATGTCGCAGCGGGCGCTGGCCGACCTGGTCGGCGTCGAGGGGCCGTCGATGGTGTCGATGCTGGACCGCCTCGAGCGCGACGGCTTCGTCACGCGCGCGCCTTCACCCACCGACCGCCGCGTGAAACTCGTGCAGCTGACCGACACCGGCAAGACCGTCTACGCCGAGGTGCTCGCGGAAGCCTCGCCGTTCCGCGCCGACCTGCTGGCCGGCCTCGATCCGCAGGCGCTGGCCGCCGCGACCGTCCTGCTGGAGACCCTCAGGCAGCGCCTCGAGGACGGCCTGTGA
- a CDS encoding MDR family MFS transporter: MITISIMLATIIQALDGTIANVALPHMQGSLSASQDQITWVLTSFIVAAAIATPLNGWLVDRFGLKNVFLVSVAGFTLASVLCGISATLTEIVIARMLQGVFGAALVPLSQSVLLDINPREKHGSAMAVWGMGVMIGPILGPSLGGWLTDSYSWRWVFFINVPIGAMAFWGIWRYIHHTDAARRVRFDTFGFVTLSVAIGALQMLLDRGEQNDWFASTETWVELILTTLAFSYFIGHTLTRPAGQSFVDFRLLKNANYVTGLILIFIVGMVLFATRALMPTMLQGLMGYPAKLAGLVTAPSGLGTMAAMMIVGRLTGKVDFRLLLGVGFAITAFSLWQMTHYTLVLSQSDIVWPGVIQGVGLGLVFVPLSAATFATLSPQMRAEGTALYSLVRNIGSSIGIALVQALLVRNTQIAHASLATQVTNANAAVRDPVSLYDMATQAGPALINNEITRQASMIAYVDDYWLMMLLTVAVIPMLLLIRPPKPSAAPAQVDHAALE; this comes from the coding sequence ATGATCACGATCTCGATCATGCTGGCGACGATCATCCAGGCGCTCGACGGCACCATCGCCAACGTGGCCCTGCCCCACATGCAGGGATCGCTGTCGGCGTCGCAGGACCAGATCACGTGGGTGCTGACGTCGTTCATCGTGGCCGCCGCCATCGCGACACCGCTGAACGGCTGGCTCGTCGACCGCTTCGGCCTGAAGAACGTGTTCCTCGTGTCCGTCGCCGGCTTCACGCTGGCGTCGGTGCTGTGCGGGATCTCGGCGACGCTGACGGAGATCGTCATCGCGCGCATGCTGCAGGGCGTGTTCGGCGCGGCGCTCGTGCCGCTGTCGCAGTCCGTCCTCCTCGACATCAACCCGCGCGAAAAGCACGGCTCCGCGATGGCCGTGTGGGGCATGGGCGTGATGATCGGACCGATCCTCGGTCCTTCGCTGGGCGGCTGGCTGACGGACAGCTACAGCTGGCGCTGGGTCTTCTTCATCAACGTGCCGATCGGCGCCATGGCCTTCTGGGGCATCTGGCGCTACATCCACCACACGGATGCGGCGCGGCGCGTCCGCTTCGATACGTTCGGCTTCGTGACGCTGTCCGTCGCCATCGGCGCGCTGCAGATGCTGCTGGACCGCGGCGAGCAGAACGACTGGTTCGCGTCGACGGAGACGTGGGTCGAACTGATCCTGACCACGCTCGCGTTTTCCTATTTCATCGGCCACACCCTGACGCGGCCCGCCGGCCAGTCGTTCGTCGACTTCCGCCTGCTGAAGAACGCCAACTACGTCACGGGCCTGATCCTGATCTTCATCGTCGGCATGGTGCTGTTCGCGACGCGCGCGCTGATGCCGACGATGCTGCAGGGCCTGATGGGCTATCCGGCCAAGCTGGCGGGCCTCGTCACGGCGCCGTCGGGCCTTGGGACGATGGCCGCGATGATGATCGTCGGACGCCTCACGGGCAAGGTCGATTTCCGGCTGCTGCTCGGCGTCGGCTTCGCCATCACCGCGTTCTCGCTGTGGCAGATGACGCATTACACGCTCGTGCTGTCGCAGTCGGACATCGTGTGGCCCGGCGTGATCCAGGGTGTGGGCCTGGGCCTCGTGTTCGTGCCGCTGTCGGCCGCCACGTTCGCCACGCTCTCCCCGCAGATGCGTGCGGAAGGCACGGCGCTGTACAGCCTCGTGCGCAACATCGGTTCGTCGATCGGCATCGCCCTCGTGCAGGCCCTCCTCGTGCGCAATACGCAGATCGCGCACGCGTCGCTGGCCACGCAGGTGACCAACGCGAATGCCGCCGTGCGCGATCCCGTAAGCCTCTACGACATGGCCACGCAGGCCGGCCCCGCCCTCATCAACAACGAGATCACGCGCCAGGCGTCGATGATCGCCTACGTCGACGACTACTGGCTGATGATGCTGCTGACCGTGGCCGTGATCCCGATGCTGCTGCTGATCCGCCCGCCGAAGCCGTCCGCCGCGCCGGCGCAGGTGGACCATGCGGCCCTCGAATAA
- a CDS encoding efflux transporter outer membrane subunit, with translation MTLLSGCISVPPEANKAQGPDFAKAQHAPAIQLPADAWPAEQWWLDYHDPQLNALVARALRDNPGLSVAAARVASARAAFGAEVANEGGKVDLASGLNRQRYSSNGFFPPPIGGAWFNDASVSLRASYDVDWWGKHRALIAAALGETNASAAESAQVRQILAASVVQSYLRLQMLWARQDNTNALIAVQRDVIAGRKARMAHGLVSLDSLQSAEQDLASLQEQAARYDTDAAREREGLRALIGGDAAALTDLARFQPAPAIDAVPRDLGMELLARRPDLQAARWRVEAQLGRVAASEAAFRPDINLAAAIGLDATSLGKLLRYPSRTPLIGATLDLPLFDSGRLHAQLGQARSSRDELLAEYNEAVLNAVRDVAREAATLQGIAKETAAHAATDEASRKLAANAEARMARGLADRAAVLQARLAVLRQRDIDLQLTDARLQTQVALVKALGGGYHTQSNIR, from the coding sequence TTGACCCTGCTATCCGGCTGCATCAGCGTCCCACCGGAAGCGAACAAGGCGCAAGGCCCCGACTTCGCAAAGGCCCAGCATGCGCCGGCGATCCAGCTGCCGGCCGACGCCTGGCCCGCCGAACAATGGTGGCTCGACTACCACGACCCGCAACTGAACGCCCTCGTGGCCCGCGCCCTGCGCGACAATCCGGGCTTGAGCGTCGCCGCCGCGCGCGTCGCGAGCGCCCGTGCCGCGTTCGGCGCGGAAGTGGCCAATGAAGGCGGCAAGGTCGATCTCGCGTCCGGCCTGAACCGCCAGCGCTATTCGTCGAACGGCTTCTTCCCGCCGCCGATCGGCGGGGCGTGGTTCAACGACGCGAGCGTGTCCCTGCGCGCCAGCTACGACGTCGACTGGTGGGGCAAGCACCGCGCCCTCATCGCCGCCGCGCTGGGCGAGACGAATGCGTCGGCCGCGGAAAGCGCGCAGGTGCGCCAGATCCTGGCGGCCTCAGTCGTGCAAAGCTATCTGCGCCTGCAGATGCTGTGGGCGCGCCAGGACAACACGAACGCCCTCATCGCCGTGCAGCGCGACGTGATTGCCGGCCGCAAGGCCCGCATGGCCCACGGGCTCGTGAGTCTCGACAGCCTGCAAAGCGCGGAGCAGGATCTCGCGAGCCTGCAGGAACAGGCCGCGCGCTACGACACCGACGCCGCGCGCGAACGCGAAGGCCTGCGCGCGCTGATCGGGGGCGATGCCGCTGCATTGACTGACCTCGCCCGCTTCCAGCCCGCACCGGCGATCGACGCGGTGCCGCGCGACCTGGGCATGGAACTGCTCGCACGCCGTCCCGACCTGCAGGCCGCGCGCTGGCGCGTCGAGGCGCAGCTGGGCCGCGTGGCCGCCAGCGAAGCCGCGTTCCGGCCCGACATCAATCTCGCGGCCGCCATCGGCCTCGATGCGACGTCGCTCGGCAAGCTGCTGCGCTATCCGAGCCGCACGCCGCTGATCGGCGCCACGCTCGACCTGCCCCTGTTCGACAGCGGCCGCCTGCACGCCCAGCTGGGCCAGGCGCGCAGCAGCCGCGACGAACTGCTGGCCGAGTACAACGAGGCCGTGCTGAATGCCGTGCGCGACGTCGCACGCGAAGCGGCCACCCTGCAAGGCATCGCGAAGGAGACGGCAGCGCATGCCGCGACTGACGAAGCGAGCCGCAAGCTGGCCGCGAACGCGGAAGCGCGCATGGCGCGCGGCCTCGCCGACCGCGCCGCCGTGCTGCAGGCGCGGCTGGCCGTGCTGCGCCAGCGCGACATCGACCTGCAGCTGACGGATGCCCGCCTGCAGACGCAGGTCGCCCTCGTGAAGGCGCTCGGCGGCGGCTATCACACCCAATCGAACATCAGGTAA